A section of the Burkholderia mallei ATCC 23344 genome encodes:
- a CDS encoding IscS subfamily cysteine desulfurase: MNNDIPHLPIYMDYSATTPVDPRVVDKMVPYLREQFGNPASRSHAYGWDAERAVEEAREQVAALVNADPREIIWTSGATESDNLAIKGAAHFYQGKGKHIVTVKTEHKAVLDTCRELEREGFEVTYLDVKDDGLVDLDVFKAALRPDTILVSVMHVNNEIGVIQDIATIGEICREKGIIFHVDAAQATGKVEIDLAKLKVDLMSFSAHKTYGPKGIGALYVRRKPRVRIEAQMHGGGHERGMRSGTLPTHQIVGMGEAFRIAREEMATENERIRMLRDKLLRGLSEIDETYVNGDLEHRIPHNLNISFNFVEGESLIMAIKDVAVSSGSACTSASLEPSYVLCALGRNDELAHSSIRFTVGRFTTEQEVDYVIDLLKSKIAKLRDLSPLWEMHQEGIDLSTIEWAAH; encoded by the coding sequence ATGAACAACGATATCCCCCACCTGCCCATCTACATGGACTACAGCGCGACGACCCCCGTCGATCCGCGCGTCGTCGACAAGATGGTGCCGTATCTGCGCGAGCAGTTCGGCAACCCGGCGTCGCGCAGCCACGCATACGGCTGGGACGCGGAGCGCGCGGTCGAAGAGGCGCGCGAGCAGGTGGCCGCCCTCGTGAACGCCGATCCGCGCGAGATCATCTGGACCTCCGGCGCGACCGAGTCCGACAACCTCGCGATCAAGGGCGCCGCGCACTTCTATCAGGGCAAGGGCAAGCACATCGTCACCGTGAAGACCGAGCACAAGGCGGTGCTCGACACCTGCCGCGAGCTCGAGCGCGAAGGCTTCGAGGTGACCTATCTCGACGTGAAGGACGACGGGCTCGTCGATCTCGACGTGTTCAAGGCCGCGCTGCGCCCGGACACGATCCTCGTGTCGGTGATGCATGTGAACAACGAGATCGGCGTGATCCAGGACATCGCGACGATCGGCGAGATCTGCCGCGAGAAGGGCATCATCTTCCACGTCGACGCCGCGCAGGCGACGGGCAAGGTCGAAATCGACCTCGCGAAGCTGAAGGTCGACCTGATGTCGTTCTCCGCGCACAAGACCTACGGCCCGAAGGGCATCGGCGCGTTGTATGTGCGCCGCAAGCCGCGCGTGCGCATCGAGGCGCAGATGCACGGCGGCGGCCACGAGCGCGGCATGCGCTCGGGCACGTTGCCGACGCACCAGATCGTCGGCATGGGCGAGGCGTTTCGCATCGCGCGCGAAGAGATGGCGACCGAGAACGAGCGCATCCGGATGCTGCGCGACAAGCTGCTGCGCGGCCTGTCGGAAATCGACGAAACCTACGTGAACGGCGATCTCGAGCACCGGATTCCGCACAACCTGAACATCAGCTTCAATTTTGTCGAAGGCGAATCGCTGATCATGGCGATCAAGGACGTCGCGGTGTCGTCGGGTTCCGCGTGCACGTCGGCGTCGCTCGAGCCGTCCTACGTGCTGTGCGCGCTCGGCCGCAACGACGAGCTCGCGCACAGCTCGATCCGCTTCACGGTCGGCCGCTTCACGACGGAGCAGGAAGTCGACTACGTGATCGACCTGCTGAAGAGCAAGATCGCGAAGCTGCGCGACCTGTCGCCGCTTTGGGAGATGCATCAGGAAGGCATCGATCTGTCGACGATCGAATGGGCGGCGCACTGA
- the iscR gene encoding Fe-S cluster assembly transcriptional regulator IscR, with the protein MRLTTKGRFAVTAMIDLALRQEQGPVTLAGISQRQRISLSYLEQLFGKLRRHEIVESVRGPGGGYNLARRAQDVTVADIIIAVDEPLDATQCGGKGACEGSKQPDGHCMTHELWSTLNQKMVEYLDSVSLQDLVDQQRAREGTPAVLRDKRKPEPVAASVEPVRSVPLGPNSVFNIANS; encoded by the coding sequence ATGAGACTCACCACCAAAGGCCGTTTCGCCGTCACGGCGATGATCGACTTGGCGCTACGCCAGGAGCAAGGCCCGGTGACGCTTGCAGGCATCAGCCAGCGCCAGCGGATTTCGCTCTCCTACCTCGAGCAATTGTTCGGCAAGTTGCGCCGGCATGAAATCGTCGAATCGGTCCGCGGACCGGGCGGCGGCTACAACCTCGCGCGCCGCGCGCAGGACGTGACGGTCGCCGACATCATCATCGCGGTCGACGAGCCGCTCGATGCGACCCAGTGCGGCGGCAAGGGCGCGTGCGAAGGCTCGAAGCAGCCCGATGGCCATTGCATGACGCACGAACTGTGGTCGACGCTGAACCAGAAGATGGTCGAATACCTCGATTCGGTGTCGCTGCAGGATCTCGTCGATCAGCAGCGCGCCCGCGAGGGCACGCCGGCCGTGCTGCGCGACAAGCGCAAGCCGGAGCCCGTCGCGGCGAGCGTCGAGCCCGTCCGCTCGGTTCCGCTCGGCCCGAATTCGGTCTTCAACATCGCGAATTCATGA
- a CDS encoding low molecular weight protein-tyrosine-phosphatase, producing MKSVAICFVCLGNICRSPTAEGVMRHQVAAAGLDGAIEIDSAGTGDWHVGEAPDARAQQAARARGYDLSALRARQIGDADFERFDLVLAMDGANLAALRKRCPPQYRGKVRLLMEFAGDGSAGDIADPYFGGARGFEQVLDQCEAACRGLLDSLRETAR from the coding sequence ATGAAAAGCGTCGCGATCTGTTTCGTCTGCCTCGGCAATATCTGCCGCTCGCCCACCGCGGAAGGGGTGATGCGCCATCAGGTGGCTGCAGCGGGGCTCGACGGGGCGATCGAGATCGATTCGGCCGGCACGGGCGACTGGCATGTCGGCGAAGCGCCCGACGCGCGCGCGCAGCAAGCGGCGCGTGCGCGGGGCTACGATCTGTCGGCGCTGCGGGCGCGGCAGATCGGCGACGCCGATTTCGAACGCTTCGATCTCGTGCTCGCGATGGACGGCGCCAATCTTGCGGCGTTGCGCAAGCGCTGCCCGCCGCAATATCGGGGCAAGGTCCGGCTCCTGATGGAATTCGCGGGCGACGGCTCGGCCGGCGACATCGCCGATCCATATTTCGGCGGCGCGCGCGGCTTCGAGCAGGTGCTCGATCAGTGCGAGGCCGCGTGCCGCGGCCTTCTCGACAGCCTGCGTGAAACGGCGCGCTGA
- a CDS encoding lactate utilization protein B, with amino-acid sequence MQVQSMHFKARAGEKLADARLQENLRRLSTKFVSGRAEAVTQLDFVATRAQLKARRDRALERLDVWLEMFEREAARRGTTVLYAQTTQDAAKLVADIARRHDVKKVIKTKSMVTEEANLNAVLARLGVQSIETDLGEYILQINGNEPPSHIIAPVLHRDKEEIADLFAKTHGRARLTDISEMTREAREVLRPHFLSADMGVTGGNFLIAETGSVVLVTNEGNEGMCTVLPRVHVAVTGIEKVLPTLEDLATAMRLLPRSATGQKTSNYFSLLTGVRGDGDEDGPEHAYVVLVDGGRSGLIGGEFQEMLRCIRCGACMNHCPVYQKVGGHAYGWVYPGPMGSVLTPSYVGLANALDLPQAATLCGECDSVCPVGIPISGLLRKLREKQVERRLRPWRERAALAAWGFFARRPALYALATKLAVRVLERAGGSAGGVAGMLGRMPFAGGWARGWTATRDIPAPAGRTFRELYAASRTHLDPSSTR; translated from the coding sequence ATGCAAGTCCAATCGATGCACTTCAAGGCGCGCGCCGGCGAGAAGCTCGCCGATGCGCGACTGCAGGAAAACCTGAGGAGACTCTCGACGAAATTCGTGTCGGGCCGCGCCGAGGCGGTCACGCAGCTCGATTTCGTCGCGACGCGCGCGCAGCTCAAGGCGCGCCGCGATCGCGCGCTCGAGCGGCTCGACGTATGGCTCGAGATGTTCGAGCGCGAGGCCGCTCGGCGCGGGACGACCGTGCTGTACGCGCAGACGACGCAGGACGCGGCGAAGCTGGTCGCCGACATCGCGCGCCGGCACGACGTGAAGAAGGTCATCAAGACGAAATCGATGGTGACCGAGGAGGCGAATCTCAACGCGGTGCTCGCGCGGCTCGGCGTGCAGTCGATCGAGACGGATCTCGGCGAATACATTCTGCAGATCAACGGCAACGAGCCGCCGAGCCACATCATCGCGCCCGTGCTGCACCGGGACAAGGAAGAGATTGCCGATCTGTTCGCGAAGACGCACGGGCGGGCGCGTCTCACCGACATTTCCGAGATGACCCGCGAGGCGCGCGAGGTGCTGCGTCCGCATTTCCTGTCGGCGGACATGGGCGTGACGGGCGGCAACTTCTTGATCGCCGAGACGGGTTCCGTCGTGCTCGTGACGAACGAGGGCAACGAAGGAATGTGTACGGTGCTGCCGCGCGTGCATGTGGCGGTGACGGGAATCGAGAAGGTGTTGCCGACGCTCGAGGATCTCGCGACCGCGATGCGCCTGTTGCCGCGCTCGGCGACCGGGCAGAAGACGTCGAACTATTTCTCGCTGCTGACCGGCGTGCGCGGCGACGGCGACGAGGACGGGCCCGAGCACGCCTATGTCGTGCTCGTCGACGGCGGCCGCAGCGGGCTCATCGGCGGCGAATTCCAGGAGATGCTCCGCTGCATTCGCTGCGGCGCGTGCATGAATCATTGCCCGGTCTATCAGAAAGTCGGTGGGCACGCGTACGGCTGGGTGTATCCGGGGCCGATGGGCTCGGTGCTGACGCCGAGCTACGTCGGGCTCGCCAATGCGCTCGATTTGCCGCAGGCGGCGACGCTCTGCGGCGAGTGCGACAGCGTCTGTCCGGTCGGCATCCCGATTTCGGGCTTGCTGCGCAAGCTGCGCGAAAAGCAGGTCGAGCGGCGCCTGCGGCCGTGGCGCGAGCGCGCGGCACTGGCGGCCTGGGGCTTTTTCGCGCGGCGGCCGGCGCTGTACGCGCTCGCGACGAAGCTCGCGGTGCGCGTGCTCGAGCGGGCGGGCGGTTCGGCGGGCGGCGTGGCGGGGATGCTCGGGCGCATGCCGTTCGCGGGCGGCTGGGCCCGAGGTTGGACGGCTACGCGCGACATCCCGGCCCCCGCCGGGCGGACGTTCCGCGAGCTGTATGCGGCGTCGCGCACGCATCTCGACCCGTCTTCGACGCGCTGA
- a CDS encoding (Fe-S)-binding protein: MRVGLFVTCVVDLMRPEIGFSALKLLKQAGCDVVVPPAQTCCGQPAYNSGERAIARDLAEKTLAEFESLDYVVVPSGSCGGMIRVHYGELFRDDPELMARYGRLRTKVYELTDFLVNVARVTLEPGAFKGPVTYHDSCSGLRELGVKAQPRALLAQRGVAVAEMKDCEHCCGFGGTFAVKYGDISTAIVDEKCANVRATGAGAVVLGDLGCMLNIEGRLRRTGDRDTRVLHVAQVLAGDV; the protein is encoded by the coding sequence ATGCGAGTCGGATTGTTCGTCACGTGCGTCGTCGACCTGATGCGGCCCGAGATCGGCTTCTCCGCGCTCAAGCTGCTGAAGCAGGCGGGCTGCGACGTCGTCGTGCCGCCCGCGCAGACGTGCTGCGGCCAGCCCGCGTACAACTCGGGCGAGCGCGCGATCGCGCGCGATCTCGCCGAAAAGACGCTGGCCGAATTCGAATCGCTCGACTATGTCGTCGTGCCGTCGGGCTCGTGCGGCGGAATGATCCGGGTCCATTACGGCGAGCTCTTTCGCGACGATCCCGAACTGATGGCGCGCTATGGGCGCCTGCGCACGAAGGTCTACGAGCTGACCGACTTCCTCGTCAACGTCGCGCGGGTCACGCTCGAGCCGGGCGCGTTCAAGGGGCCCGTCACGTACCACGATTCGTGCTCCGGCCTGCGCGAGCTCGGCGTGAAGGCGCAGCCGCGCGCGCTGCTCGCGCAGCGCGGCGTAGCCGTCGCCGAGATGAAGGATTGCGAGCACTGCTGCGGCTTCGGCGGCACGTTCGCGGTGAAATACGGCGACATCTCGACCGCGATCGTCGACGAGAAGTGCGCGAACGTGCGCGCGACGGGCGCGGGCGCGGTCGTGCTCGGCGATCTCGGCTGCATGCTGAACATCGAAGGGCGGCTGCGCCGCACGGGCGATCGCGACACGCGCGTGCTGCACGTCGCGCAAGTGCTCGCGGGCGACGTTTGA
- a CDS encoding IclR family transcriptional regulator, with protein MSNPNPDSKTSIQVIERMMRLLDALAAHSDPVSLKELAQRTELHPSTAHRILNDMVTCRLVDRSAPGTYRLGMRLLELGNLVKARLSVRDAALMPMRELHRLTGQTVNLSVRQGDEIVYIERAYSERSGMQVVRAIGGRAPLHLTSVGKLFLAADETSRVRAYATRTGLAGHTQNSITDLPKLERELTLVRQQACARDNEELELGVRCIAAGIYDDSGKLVAGLSLSAPADRLQDAWLGQLSRTALTISESLGYRPETAKEMDAPAQKQA; from the coding sequence ATGAGCAACCCGAACCCGGATTCCAAAACGTCGATCCAGGTGATCGAACGGATGATGCGGCTCCTCGATGCGCTCGCCGCGCACAGCGATCCGGTCAGCCTGAAGGAACTCGCGCAGCGCACCGAGCTGCACCCGTCCACCGCGCACCGGATCCTGAACGACATGGTGACCTGCCGTCTCGTCGACCGGTCCGCCCCCGGCACCTATCGGCTCGGCATGCGCCTGCTCGAACTCGGCAATCTCGTGAAGGCGCGGCTGTCGGTGCGCGATGCCGCGCTGATGCCGATGCGCGAGCTGCATCGGCTGACCGGGCAGACCGTGAACCTGTCGGTGCGCCAGGGCGACGAGATCGTCTACATCGAGCGTGCGTATTCGGAGCGCTCGGGGATGCAGGTGGTGCGCGCGATCGGCGGCCGCGCGCCGCTGCACCTCACGTCGGTCGGCAAGCTGTTCCTCGCGGCCGACGAGACGTCGCGGGTGCGCGCGTACGCGACGCGCACGGGCCTGGCCGGCCATACGCAAAACAGCATCACTGACCTGCCGAAGCTCGAGCGCGAATTGACGCTCGTGCGCCAGCAAGCGTGCGCGCGCGACAACGAGGAACTGGAGCTGGGCGTGCGCTGCATTGCGGCCGGCATCTACGACGATTCGGGCAAGCTGGTCGCGGGGCTGTCGCTGTCCGCGCCGGCGGACCGGCTGCAGGACGCGTGGCTCGGACAGTTGAGCCGCACGGCGCTCACGATCTCCGAATCGCTCGGCTATCGCCCGGAAACCGCGAAGGAAATGGACGCGCCGGCGCAGAAACAGGCCTAG